ACCAGGCAACGACCTTGCCGACAATTTCGATAACCTCCTCGTCGGTAGGCACATGTTCCACGAGTTTCTGGGACAGCCGCGGCAAACCGCCGCCATTTCCGCCGACCATTACATTCCAGCCCTTGGGTGTGCCAATAAGCCCGACATCTTTGATGCAGGCTTCGCCGCAATCGTTGGCGCAACCGGAAACACCGATTTTGAATTTCCAGGGCAACTCCATGCCATGGTAGGCATTGTCCAGTTCCAGGCCGACACCGACCGAGTCCTGCTGACCACGCTTGCAGAAGGTGGTGCCCGGACAGATTTTCACGGAACGCACACACATGCCGATGGCCGCGCCCGGTTTTTCGCCAACAGCTTCCCAAACCGCGTCAAGCTGGTCTTCGGCAAGACCGACGATGGCAATGCGCTGGGCGCTGGTCAGTTTCAGGGCCTTGGCGTTGAACTGCTCGGCCACATCCGCGATTTTGCGCAGCGTGGCGGGCGAAGTGATGCCCCCGGGGATATGCGGAGCAACGGCGAAGGTTTCCTGGTCGCGCTGGACAATGGCGCCCTTTTCCAGCAGATCTTTTTTCATGATGGAATCTCCTCTTCATATAATGTGCATTGTGGAAACGGCAAAAAACCTGATCTTCTTCAGACGATAAGCCGATCAACCTGAGCCTGGAGTTCATCGAGATGAAACGGCTTGGACAAAAACCCCGCCACCTGCATTTCCTCCGCCCTGCTGCGTTCGGCTTTCTGGTCCTTGGCCGTCAGCACCAGGACCGGACATTTTTTCAAAAGGACATCGGCCCGCAGGCTGCGAATCGTTTCAAAACCGTCCATGCCCCCTGGCATCATGATATCCATGATAACGAGATCGGGCGATGTGCGTCGGGCTATCTCCAAGGCATGCTCACCGCTCTCGGCAAGCAACACCTCCCGGTCCGCGGTTTCCAGCGTGATCCTGAGCAATTGCCGGATGGTCGGCTGATCATCGACTACCAGAATTTTTTTCACGTCGCCACCCGTTGCATCGCTCCGATTGACTTGCCGTCGCCGCCTTGTCGCCCGGGCCATAATAAAGCAACTGCAATCGTGGGGCAAGACTCTCTTAACCTGAAACACCTAACCTTCCCCCTGCCCTTGTGTCCCTGAAGGGGTACCAGGCATGCCTTGCGCCAGAGACATGGGCCCGGATGTCACTGGTTTTTGCGATGCTCAGAGCATATCCAGCGGATCGACATCGACGGTCAGGATCACCGCGCGCGGCAGAATGCGCCGCAGCCTGGCCAAATGCGCCAGAAGGTGCCGCAGAGGCGGGCGCAGAGGCGCCTTGAGCAGTATCTGATACCGGTTTTTACCGCGCAACCGCGCCAGCGGACAAGGAGCAGGACCGAGAATTTCAACCCCCAGGCCAATGGCCGCGTCCGCAAGCCCCTCTGCCAGACTTTCCGCCATCGACTCGACCTGCTGACGATCCGTGCCGGAAAAGACACAATGGGCAAGAAAACCGAAGGGCGGATACCCCAACTCCTGCCGCAGGCGCAGTTCCTCCCGGGCAAAGGCCAGATAATCGTGCCGAGCACAACAGGCCAGGGAAAAATGCTCCGGGGCATAGGTCTGCACATAGACGCGCCCGGGACGTTCGCCCCGGCCCGCCCGGCCCGCCACCTGGGTCAACAGCGTGAAGGTGCGTTCCGCGGCGCGAAAATCCGGCAGATTGAGAAGGTTATCGGTCTGCGCCACCCCCACCAGGGTTACGCCAGGGAAATCAAGCCCCTTGGCCACCATCTGGGTGCCGACCAGAACATCGATGGAGCGGTTTTCCATGGCTGTCACCAGGGACTGATGCGCCCCCTTGCGCCCGGTCGTGTCCCGATCCATGCGGGCAATCCGCGCCGTCGGCAGCAAATCGCGCAGCTCCTGCTCGAGACGTTCGGTGCCGGCCCCCTCCGGCAGCAAAGCCGCCCCATGGCAGGTGGGACACTGTTCCGGCGGCGGCTGGCGATAATCGCAGTAGTTGCATCGCAGCACTTTCTGGGACAGGTAAAATGTCAGGGTAATGTCGCAATGGGGACAGCGCAAGGCATTGCCGCAATCGGCGCACAGAAGATACGGCGCAAAACCGCGCCGGTTCAAAAGCAGCAGAGACTGCTCACCGCGCTCCAGGTTGGCCAGCAGCGCCTGTTTGAGTGGTTGCGCAAGAATCCCCTCGGGGCGTTCCCGGCCCAGGTCGATCAATTCCACATCCGGGAGCGGCCGGTCAAGAACACGCTCCGGAAGCGACAGGTAGGCAAGCTTGCCCTGGCGGGCACGGTAAAAGGTGGTCAGTGCCGGCGTCGCGCTGCCCAGCAGCACCAACGCCCCCTCCATCTGCCCTCGCATCAAGGCCAGATCCCGGGCATGATACCGAAAACCGTCTCCCTGTTTGTAGCTCGATTCGTGCTCTTCATCGACTACGATCATTCCCAGTCGCCCGAGAGGCGCAAACACCGCCGAACGGGCGCCGATGACGATATCGACGTCACCGCGGGCCACGCTGCGCCAGGCATCGAATCGCTCCCCGGCGGAAAGTCCGGAGTGCAGCACCGCCAGGCAGACACGATCGCCGGCGAACCGGGATCGAAACCGGCTGACCAACTGCGGCGTAAGGGCAATTTCGGGTACCAGCACCAGAGCCTGGCGTCCTGCCTGCAGGACCTTTTCAATGGACCGCAGATAAATCTCGGTCTTGCCGCTGCCCGTCACCCCGTGCAGCAACATCGGCGCGAATCCCCCGGCATGCATCGCCTGTTCAACCTCCGCGAATACCTGCTTCTGGGCTTCGGTCATCGCCAGGCGGACATCGGCAACCGGCGGCAGGTCCGCAAAAGGGTCGCGCAAACGCTCCCGCTGCTCTTCCAGCACAAACCCTTGCCCGACGAGAGCCTTGAGGCTGGCGTGGCAGCCGGGGAACAACGCCAGCAGATCCGTGCGGGAGGCACAGGATACGCGGCGCAGATGCGCGAGCAAAGTACGCTGGCGGGGCCCGCGCGGTTCACCATCTTTTGGAGCAGGCTGATAATGGCTTTCCATCAGCACGCTGGCCTCGTTCCCCGTGGAGAGGCCGACAGGCAAGGCGGTGCGGATCACTTCTCCCAGAGGATACTGGTAATAATCCGCCGCCCGGCGAAGCAGCTCGACCATACCCGACGGAAACAAAGGTTCCTCACCAAGCACCTCAAGCAGCGGCTTCAGGCGATCCGTCTCACCCGACCTTATGGCAATGACATAGCCGATGGCGGTGCGCCGCCCCAGGGGAACTTTCACCCGCATGCCGATGCGCAACGAATCGGCCAGGGCCTTCTCGACCAGATAGGAAAGGGGTTTGTCCAAGGGGGCCGCTACCGCCACCTCTGCAACCAGTCCGCGCATCGGTTACTGCTCCTGATTCTTGTGTGACACCCCCTGTCGGAAACTTGGTCAGCAGGGGATTGGGGAGGGTTGGTCAGGTTCCGCGATCATGCTATAGTAGAGCGTCGATTTCACAGGTAACGGCAGAGCTGCCGTCAGGAGTAAAAACAACCATGCCTCGCACCCGGCTTTCCATAAAACCCCTGTCCCGGAGGCGCTTTTTGATCAGCGGGGCGACCTTGCTCGGCGGCCTGCTGGCGGCGGACGTCACCTTGCGCCAGCCACAGGCCCTGCGCGTGGAACGATACGCCTTCCACACCGCAAAGATGCCTGCGAACAAGGAATTGCGCATTGTGCAGCTGTCCGATCTGCACCTGCACAAGCCGGAAAAGTATCACGAACGCATCGCCGCGACGGTCGCGTCTCTACGCCCCGACATCATCCTGCTGACCGGAGATTTTTTTGAACAGAGCCGCAACCTGGAAGGGGTGCTCACATTTTTGAGAACCCTGAGGGCACCCTCCGGAATTTTTGCGGTACAGGGCAACTGGGAGTACTGGGCCCGCCTCGAAGGGGAAAACCTGAGACGGCAATTCACCAGAGCGAACGTCACCCTGCTGATCAACCGGCGCCGGGACATTCAGATACGCGGAGTGGCTTTGTCCATCCTGGGCCTTGACTATCCTTCCTCCGCGGATCAGGTTTCCGGCCTGGTCCATGCCAGCAGCCCCGACCGCTTCAACATCATGCTGTCCCACGTCCCGGCCTTCGACCATCAGCGGCTCGACGGGCGCATCGACCTGATTCTGGCCGGACACACCCATGGTGGGCAAATTCGGCTGCCCTGGTTGCCACCGCTGTATCTGCCACGGTTTTCCGGCGCCTTCGTCGCCGGTTTCTACAAAGTGGGCCGGAATGGCACCCCCCTGTACGTCAATCGCGGTCTGGGCACCAGTGCCTTGCCG
This portion of the Syntrophotalea acetylenica genome encodes:
- the priA gene encoding primosomal protein N', producing MRGLVAEVAVAAPLDKPLSYLVEKALADSLRIGMRVKVPLGRRTAIGYVIAIRSGETDRLKPLLEVLGEEPLFPSGMVELLRRAADYYQYPLGEVIRTALPVGLSTGNEASVLMESHYQPAPKDGEPRGPRQRTLLAHLRRVSCASRTDLLALFPGCHASLKALVGQGFVLEEQRERLRDPFADLPPVADVRLAMTEAQKQVFAEVEQAMHAGGFAPMLLHGVTGSGKTEIYLRSIEKVLQAGRQALVLVPEIALTPQLVSRFRSRFAGDRVCLAVLHSGLSAGERFDAWRSVARGDVDIVIGARSAVFAPLGRLGMIVVDEEHESSYKQGDGFRYHARDLALMRGQMEGALVLLGSATPALTTFYRARQGKLAYLSLPERVLDRPLPDVELIDLGRERPEGILAQPLKQALLANLERGEQSLLLLNRRGFAPYLLCADCGNALRCPHCDITLTFYLSQKVLRCNYCDYRQPPPEQCPTCHGAALLPEGAGTERLEQELRDLLPTARIARMDRDTTGRKGAHQSLVTAMENRSIDVLVGTQMVAKGLDFPGVTLVGVAQTDNLLNLPDFRAAERTFTLLTQVAGRAGRGERPGRVYVQTYAPEHFSLACCARHDYLAFAREELRLRQELGYPPFGFLAHCVFSGTDRQQVESMAESLAEGLADAAIGLGVEILGPAPCPLARLRGKNRYQILLKAPLRPPLRHLLAHLARLRRILPRAVILTVDVDPLDML
- a CDS encoding response regulator; the encoded protein is MKKILVVDDQPTIRQLLRITLETADREVLLAESGEHALEIARRTSPDLVIMDIMMPGGMDGFETIRSLRADVLLKKCPVLVLTAKDQKAERSRAEEMQVAGFLSKPFHLDELQAQVDRLIV
- a CDS encoding NAD(P)/FAD-dependent oxidoreductase, which produces MKKDLLEKGAIVQRDQETFAVAPHIPGGITSPATLRKIADVAEQFNAKALKLTSAQRIAIVGLAEDQLDAVWEAVGEKPGAAIGMCVRSVKICPGTTFCKRGQQDSVGVGLELDNAYHGMELPWKFKIGVSGCANDCGEACIKDVGLIGTPKGWNVMVGGNGGGLPRLSQKLVEHVPTDEEVIEIVGKVVAWFKSQNRKGRIGKFVQEMGLDAFRKEVLGE
- a CDS encoding metallophosphoesterase produces the protein MPRTRLSIKPLSRRRFLISGATLLGGLLAADVTLRQPQALRVERYAFHTAKMPANKELRIVQLSDLHLHKPEKYHERIAATVASLRPDIILLTGDFFEQSRNLEGVLTFLRTLRAPSGIFAVQGNWEYWARLEGENLRRQFTRANVTLLINRRRDIQIRGVALSILGLDYPSSADQVSGLVHASSPDRFNIMLSHVPAFDHQRLDGRIDLILAGHTHGGQIRLPWLPPLYLPRFSGAFVAGFYKVGRNGTPLYVNRGLGTSALPVRCLCPPEITLFRLMAPLPTKPSPPGIPAKTSAHASTGKTPRL